One window from the genome of Corynebacterium sp. SCR221107 encodes:
- a CDS encoding ferredoxin reductase family protein, whose translation MVMALNSDTPGARRADGNTTQQTPRVPHTQRPVSELFAERTRRPMGGQRESWTATAVYSDVWALFVATIYMWIQAGGVQELTQGLSPALGSAGRMTGLLASMALLIQVFMMSRVPFVEASIGQDRLTVMHRWLGFSSFSLIMIHIALLVAQDNDSIMGMAATFWDMTWNYPGMLLAVAGTFALVMVVVTSFKAARRSLRYENWHLIHLYGYLGAALAIPHQLWTGAEFLGHPVITGLWWALWAMTATSVIVFRIIVPIAASSYYNLRVAEVTTLPGNLVRVRMTGRHLSRMRVAGGQYFNWRFEGQGMTRAIPLSLSALPDGHSLEVTAAMVGPKSMRLATLKTGTRVFIEGPYGRLHRLTKSQPHTVLMGAGTGLMPIISLLETLPSHDPATDTGTITVIARASSPDELAYGTRLPELCALKGAQFYLLSGHRCPGSWQPQGHGLADHVALQRLAPDLAESDLFVCGPNEWMKSVTRAARRAGTGDIHAEKFSL comes from the coding sequence CCCGCGTCCCTCACACCCAACGTCCGGTCTCCGAGCTGTTCGCCGAGCGCACCCGTCGCCCCATGGGCGGCCAGCGCGAGAGTTGGACGGCAACGGCCGTCTATTCCGACGTCTGGGCGTTGTTCGTGGCAACCATCTACATGTGGATCCAGGCAGGCGGCGTCCAAGAGCTCACCCAAGGACTCAGTCCCGCCCTTGGCTCGGCGGGCCGCATGACCGGACTGCTCGCCTCCATGGCCTTGCTGATCCAGGTGTTCATGATGTCCCGCGTGCCTTTCGTGGAGGCCTCCATCGGTCAGGATCGCCTCACGGTCATGCACCGCTGGCTTGGTTTTAGCAGCTTTAGCCTCATCATGATCCATATCGCGCTTCTGGTCGCCCAGGACAATGATTCGATCATGGGCATGGCCGCCACCTTCTGGGACATGACCTGGAACTACCCCGGCATGTTGCTGGCCGTGGCAGGCACCTTCGCACTGGTCATGGTGGTGGTTACCTCCTTCAAAGCAGCACGGCGCAGCCTGCGCTATGAGAACTGGCACCTCATCCACCTCTACGGCTACCTAGGCGCGGCGTTGGCCATCCCGCACCAGCTGTGGACTGGCGCCGAGTTCCTGGGACACCCGGTCATTACCGGACTGTGGTGGGCGCTCTGGGCAATGACGGCGACGAGCGTCATCGTCTTCCGCATCATCGTACCGATTGCCGCCTCATCCTACTACAACCTGCGCGTGGCTGAGGTGACCACCTTGCCCGGCAATCTGGTGCGCGTGCGCATGACCGGCCGCCACCTGAGCCGCATGCGCGTAGCCGGCGGCCAGTACTTCAACTGGCGCTTCGAAGGCCAAGGAATGACCCGCGCCATCCCGCTTTCCCTGTCCGCGCTTCCCGACGGCCACAGCCTGGAAGTCACCGCCGCCATGGTTGGCCCAAAATCGATGCGCCTGGCGACACTCAAGACAGGAACCCGCGTGTTCATCGAAGGCCCCTATGGGCGCCTGCACCGGTTGACGAAGTCGCAGCCGCACACCGTGCTCATGGGTGCTGGCACCGGTCTCATGCCGATCATCTCCTTGCTGGAGACCCTGCCCAGCCACGATCCGGCCACAGACACCGGCACCATTACCGTCATCGCCCGCGCATCCTCCCCCGATGAGCTTGCCTACGGCACCCGGCTGCCGGAACTGTGCGCGCTCAAAGGCGCACAGTTCTATCTCCTTTCCGGGCACCGCTGCCCGGGCTCCTGGCAGCCCCAGGGCCATGGCCTCGCCGACCATGTCGCCCTCCAGCGCTTGGCCCCCGACTTAGCCGAGTCCGATCTCTTCGTATGCGGCCCCAACGAGTGGATGAAGTCGGTCACCCGGGCCGCCCGTCGCGCAGGCACCGGCGACATCCACGCCGAGAAGTTCAGCCTTTAA
- a CDS encoding DUF2334 domain-containing protein, translating into MTRLLASISSIFDRTLNPTRKLVDALDAEGIPVSLLIAPQVGQSWHLARDERSLAWLSAQQAAGRCLILNGFDEAATGRHGEFANLKRHEANLRLAGATRQMHRLGFDFDIFAPPRWELSAGTLEACQGYDFSVVASRQHMFFLETGQSISCRNISIGEGYGAKKWWRRFVIRSAERSAVTSDLVRLSVSARQLQDEHVFADFMRALTHATSRAAIPADYNCLLPSSPARTGVQSDNMQAHLSLGR; encoded by the coding sequence ATGACCCGGCTTCTTGCATCCATATCCAGCATCTTCGACCGCACGCTAAACCCCACGCGCAAGCTGGTTGATGCCCTCGACGCCGAAGGGATCCCCGTCTCCTTGCTCATCGCACCGCAGGTGGGGCAAAGCTGGCACCTAGCCCGCGACGAACGCAGCCTCGCGTGGCTGTCTGCCCAGCAGGCTGCCGGGCGCTGCCTGATCCTCAATGGTTTTGACGAGGCTGCCACCGGCCGTCACGGCGAATTCGCCAACCTGAAGCGCCATGAAGCCAACCTGCGGCTGGCAGGTGCCACAAGGCAGATGCACCGACTCGGCTTTGACTTTGATATCTTCGCCCCGCCCCGCTGGGAACTGTCCGCAGGTACGCTGGAGGCCTGCCAGGGCTATGATTTTAGCGTCGTGGCCTCGCGCCAGCACATGTTCTTCCTCGAGACCGGGCAATCGATTAGCTGCCGAAACATCTCCATCGGTGAGGGCTACGGGGCAAAGAAATGGTGGCGCAGGTTCGTCATCCGCTCCGCCGAGCGTAGCGCGGTAACGAGCGACCTCGTTCGACTTTCGGTCTCTGCGCGGCAGCTGCAAGATGAGCACGTCTTCGCCGATTTCATGCGTGCGCTCACCCATGCGACCTCGCGCGCGGCGATCCCCGCCGACTACAACTGCCTGCTGCCTTCCTCACCTGCGCGTACCGGCGTGCAATCCGACAACATGCAAGCACACCTTTCCCTCGGCCGATAG
- a CDS encoding glutathione peroxidase has product MSIPQDFYSIPVTLADGRKTSMADWQGHALMIVNTASQCGFTPQLETLQELFAEYAPRGLFVIAVPCNQFGAQKPGSNDDIVTFCSTTYGVEFPILEKADVNGENTHPLFAYLKGDGPDVAWNFEKFLVSPQGEVVARFDSRIEPDDMKVIDVLEDILPI; this is encoded by the coding sequence ATGAGCATTCCACAAGATTTCTATTCCATCCCCGTCACGCTTGCCGATGGCCGCAAAACCAGCATGGCGGACTGGCAAGGCCACGCCCTCATGATCGTCAACACAGCATCCCAGTGCGGATTTACCCCGCAACTGGAGACCCTCCAAGAGCTCTTCGCCGAGTATGCACCGCGCGGACTGTTTGTTATCGCGGTGCCATGCAACCAGTTCGGTGCCCAGAAACCAGGCAGCAACGACGACATCGTGACATTTTGCTCAACCACCTATGGTGTGGAATTCCCGATCTTGGAAAAGGCCGACGTCAACGGCGAAAACACACACCCCTTGTTCGCCTACCTGAAGGGCGATGGCCCCGACGTTGCCTGGAACTTCGAGAAATTCCTCGTTTCGCCTCAAGGCGAGGTGGTAGCCCGCTTCGACTCGCGCATCGAACCGGACGACATGAAGGTCATCGACGTGCTCGAGGACATTCTTCCGATCTAG
- a CDS encoding FMN-binding protein, with the protein MKKIAWWAMSTVTACALLLGYHTSQPADEVTTAAYAPLNPGTSGADDGSDADTSPTSTATSSDDSVSGSTTSSASGATTGGDVSTSGSTGTATTDGTFTGTSVNTRFGPVQVQITVSGGQMTAADAIVYPNSDGKDVMINSRAIPVLNSEAVSAQSATIDSVSGATYTSQAYMQSLQSALDQAGIS; encoded by the coding sequence ATGAAAAAGATTGCCTGGTGGGCCATGAGTACCGTCACTGCATGCGCTCTCTTGCTTGGTTACCACACCTCCCAGCCAGCCGATGAGGTCACCACCGCCGCCTATGCTCCGCTCAACCCGGGCACCAGCGGTGCTGACGATGGCTCCGACGCCGACACAAGCCCCACCAGCACCGCCACCTCTAGCGACGATTCCGTAAGCGGTAGCACCACCTCATCCGCCTCCGGCGCCACCACGGGCGGCGACGTGAGTACCAGCGGTTCCACGGGCACCGCAACCACCGACGGCACCTTCACCGGTACTTCAGTCAACACCCGCTTTGGCCCAGTGCAGGTCCAGATCACCGTTTCCGGCGGGCAGATGACCGCAGCCGATGCGATCGTGTATCCGAACTCCGACGGCAAGGACGTCATGATTAACAGCCGGGCCATCCCAGTTCTCAATAGTGAGGCGGTCTCCGCTCAAAGCGCCACCATCGACTCCGTCTCCGGCGCCACGTACACCTCTCAGGCCTATATGCAGTCCCTTCAGTCCGCGCTCGATCAGGCAGGCATCTCATGA
- a CDS encoding alpha/beta hydrolase: MNTPPLLCKLVATSCLSVVILSVGAVPAGALEASSVSAGSSSIDDPLLDPIAIPEGSSVEHLYPSTSSEVVSDGADVSASQPDMDDADYGPAPRLIATRHVEDNSYEIDVWSPASGKVITNLLLLPVGGLDNTTPRPTLYLLSGAEGGEGTQNWRESSTYEQFFADKNVQVVTPIGGRGSMYADWQNTDPALGVNQWQTYLGEELPEVMASNFYANSRGAIAGLSMSGGPAIRLAGLYPQRFCAAASLSGYPANSGVLGRIFTSVLIQTKGGDPANAFGPDQDPAWFELDPANNLEDLRGIKVFVGTGLGIPTLADLGGQWFGPMWLEILSQMFSNYFTRKAEAAGIEVERYYTIFGAHNYTNFEQELRAAWHSTLGPALGE; this comes from the coding sequence ATGAATACACCCCCGCTGCTTTGCAAGCTAGTCGCGACCTCGTGCCTGAGCGTCGTGATCCTCAGTGTGGGCGCGGTGCCGGCCGGGGCGCTCGAGGCTTCCTCCGTTTCGGCTGGCTCCTCGAGCATCGATGACCCTTTGCTGGATCCGATCGCCATCCCCGAGGGGTCATCGGTGGAACACCTTTATCCCTCGACCTCCAGCGAGGTCGTCTCCGACGGCGCGGATGTCTCCGCGAGCCAGCCAGATATGGATGACGCAGACTACGGCCCAGCCCCCAGATTGATTGCCACCAGGCACGTGGAGGACAACTCCTACGAAATCGATGTGTGGTCGCCGGCCAGCGGCAAGGTGATCACCAACTTGCTCTTGCTACCCGTTGGCGGGCTAGACAACACCACGCCTCGGCCCACGCTGTATCTCCTGTCGGGGGCCGAGGGCGGCGAGGGCACGCAGAACTGGCGCGAGTCCTCCACCTACGAGCAATTCTTTGCCGACAAAAACGTCCAAGTCGTCACTCCAATTGGCGGACGGGGAAGCATGTACGCCGATTGGCAAAATACCGATCCCGCCCTCGGCGTCAACCAGTGGCAGACCTACCTCGGCGAAGAACTACCGGAGGTCATGGCCAGCAATTTCTACGCCAATTCCCGTGGCGCTATCGCGGGCCTTTCCATGTCCGGTGGGCCCGCCATCCGGCTCGCAGGTCTTTATCCCCAGCGTTTTTGTGCAGCCGCCAGCTTAAGTGGTTACCCGGCAAACTCCGGGGTTCTCGGGCGAATCTTTACCAGTGTGCTCATCCAGACCAAGGGCGGTGATCCTGCCAATGCCTTCGGCCCTGATCAAGACCCGGCATGGTTTGAACTCGATCCCGCCAACAACCTCGAGGATCTTCGAGGAATCAAGGTATTCGTGGGCACCGGCTTGGGCATCCCCACTCTCGCTGACCTGGGTGGGCAGTGGTTTGGTCCGATGTGGCTGGAGATTTTGAGCCAGATGTTTTCCAACTACTTCACCCGCAAGGCCGAGGCGGCAGGCATCGAGGTCGAACGTTATTACACGATATTTGGCGCGCACAATTACACCAATTTTGAGCAAGAGTTACGGGCTGCTTGGCACAGTACACTTGGCCCAGCCTTAGGCGAATAG
- a CDS encoding FAD:protein FMN transferase, producing the protein MTTLASVSAHLRPRVFVAQHMNVPFSLHIRAADPHDGLIDEHVREAFAAITHADEVFSLWKPDSDVSRLARFEARLEDLDPDVATVWWHCEQAADLTDGLFSAFNRPAAATEPGKQPAIFDPTGLVKGWALEKAAFVLRPITGYGMAFCLNGGGDIIAEGATKDNPWRIGIEDAHHPSRIKTTLDVTHLAVATSGTYARGHHIYSPALGGPTTWGGSLTVAGPSVMWADVLATALFANPGDNASILDRFPGYSIVADQRG; encoded by the coding sequence ATGACTACCCTTGCTTCCGTTTCCGCTCACCTGCGCCCCAGGGTCTTCGTTGCCCAGCACATGAACGTACCGTTTTCTCTACACATCAGGGCAGCTGACCCGCACGACGGCCTGATCGACGAGCACGTGCGTGAGGCTTTTGCCGCCATCACCCATGCCGATGAGGTCTTTTCGTTATGGAAGCCGGACTCAGATGTCTCCCGCCTGGCCCGCTTCGAGGCGCGGCTGGAAGACTTAGACCCCGACGTCGCGACGGTGTGGTGGCACTGCGAGCAGGCAGCAGATCTCACCGATGGTTTATTCAGCGCCTTTAACCGACCGGCCGCCGCAACCGAGCCCGGAAAACAACCCGCGATTTTCGACCCTACTGGCCTCGTCAAGGGATGGGCGCTGGAGAAAGCGGCATTCGTGCTGCGCCCTATTACCGGATATGGTATGGCCTTTTGCCTCAACGGTGGCGGTGACATCATCGCCGAGGGTGCAACGAAAGACAACCCGTGGCGCATCGGCATCGAGGACGCCCACCATCCTTCGCGGATCAAAACCACACTGGATGTCACCCACTTGGCGGTGGCGACCTCGGGAACCTATGCCCGCGGCCACCACATCTACTCCCCCGCGCTCGGCGGGCCAACCACCTGGGGTGGCTCTTTAACCGTTGCGGGGCCTTCGGTGATGTGGGCTGACGTCTTGGCTACCGCGTTGTTTGCCAACCCGGGGGATAACGCAAGCATTCTTGACCGCTTCCCCGGATACAGCATCGTCGCCGACCAGCGCGGTTGA
- a CDS encoding PepSY domain-containing protein, with product MGTPGRVYVELAASWLDAIALAGMVVWWGDAKRRKASHRTQSPRDQIRRHHDCWGTWFLPGFLLLTVTNFGGRSSPVFVMRQGWDRRERTSIGSSRSQPSP from the coding sequence CTGGGTACGCCCGGTCGGGTCTATGTCGAGCTTGCGGCCTCCTGGCTCGACGCGATCGCACTGGCGGGAATGGTGGTGTGGTGGGGCGACGCGAAACGTCGGAAAGCATCCCACCGAACGCAGTCCCCGCGCGACCAGATACGGCGGCACCACGACTGCTGGGGAACATGGTTTCTGCCCGGCTTTTTGCTCTTGACGGTCACGAACTTCGGTGGTCGCTCGTCGCCGGTTTTCGTGATGAGACAAGGATGGGACAGACGCGAACGCACCTCGATTGGCTCGAGCCGAAGCCAGCCGTCACCTTGA